A part of Bufo bufo chromosome 7, aBufBuf1.1, whole genome shotgun sequence genomic DNA contains:
- the ANKS3 gene encoding ankyrin repeat and SAM domain-containing protein 3, protein MAELSDDASETEMLSCSLSMWYGEPSGGQELSLDLHTAASIGQCEVVQSCVRRRDVDLNQPNLGGWTPLMYASYIGHDAVVSLLLEAGVDVNCRTPSGQTPLMLAASCGNESAAYFLIKQGAEIEARDARGWTALFHCTSAGHQRTLRFLLENGANAEAKEPVYGFTPLMEAAASGHEIIVQHLLNHGVKLTETDHNGDTARMLAARYGHSRIVSLFDSHRAKGVRTHSRGSARHEDLSSSDESSSAPHRPRHQRKPKGPSIHDGPQALAKITGGGPSYGGQLPPQGYVTFNDVDYETGGSEDLRYRDVTSPINEHDVESNGSSKVEGYTGRQRSSSSEGICINTGMSSEASLESNEDSDPALETANRKHTKSFGKGRQRNGDAHTGPGPSHCRTSNTLAEPNIPRYNGPKDLAELLEQIGCSKYLSVFQEQDVNLRIFLTLTEIDLREVGITLFGPKRKMTSAIARWHSSARPPGDALEQAYADRLEAEMQELAIQLHKKCEETDTLKGQVDQERELRAVAEGCLMEQETKWRAIHGQLEATSNLAADAQRALAQLRSCQEELSLRLGKVNAARTPACRPAAPKGSNAAPLKSLSVQELSTSQEESSVVLEKAVRALQDNLEKMRTSDKGRHKWPDP, encoded by the exons ATGGCGGAGCTCAGTGATGACGCCAGCGAGACGGAAATGCTGAGCTGCAGTCTGTCCATGTGGTATGGCGAACCATCGGGTGGCCAGGAGTTGTCGTTGGACCTTCACACAGCGGCCTCTATTGGTCAATGTGAggtagtgcagagctgtgtgcgcAG GAGGGATGTGGATCTGAATCAGCCCAACCTAGGAGGATGGACGCCGCTCATGTACGCCTCCTACATCGGCCATGATGCTGTGGTCAGCCTGCTGCTGGAGGCAGGGGTGGATGTGAATTGCAGAACGCCCAGCGGGCAGACCCCTCTTATGCTGGCAGCCAGCTGTGGGAATGAAAGTGCAGCTTACTTCTTGATCAAG CAAGGAGCTGAGATTGAGGCAAGAGATGCCCGTGGCTGGACCGCCCTATTCCACTGCACCAGCGCCGGGCATCAGCGGACGCTGCGATTCCTGCTGGAAAATGGCGCCAATGCAGAAGCAAA GGAACCGGTTTATGGTTTCACTCCCctaatggaggcagcagcatctgGACATGAGATCATAGTGCAACATTTACTGAATCAT GGGGTTAAACTTACTGAGACAGACCACAATGGAGATACCGCCCGCATGTTAGCAGCCAGATATGGCCATTCTAGGATAGTGTCGCTGTTTGACTCCCATCGTGCCAAGGGGGTTCGGACTCACAGCAGAGGATCAG CACGTCATGAAGATCTCAGCTCATCGGACGAGTCCTCCTCAGCTCCCCACCGACCACGGCACCAGCGTAAACCTAAAGGGCCCAGTATTCATGATGGTCCCCAAGCCCTGGCCAAGATAACGGGTGGTGGGCCCAGCTATG GCGGTCAGCTCCCCCCTCAGGGTTACGTTACCTTCAATGATGTGGACTATGAGACTGGAGGTTCAGAAGATCTAAGATATCGTGATGTCACCTCCCCGATCAATGAGCACGACGTGGAGAGTAATGGCAGCAGTAAAG TGGAGGGGTACACAGGTAGACAGCGGAGCAGCAGCAGTGAGGGGATCTGTATCAACACCGGCATGAGCAGCGAGGCCTCCCTGGAGAGCAACGAG GACTCGGATCCAGCGTTAGAAACCGCCAACAGGAAACACACCAAATCATTTGGCAAAGGGAGGCAGCGCAATGGTGACGCCCATACCGGCCCTGGACCCTCACACTGCAGGACGTCCAACACACTGGCAGAACCAAACATCCCGCGGTATAACGGGCCCAAG GACCTGGCAGAGCTTCTAGAGCAAATCGGATGCtccaagtacctgtccgtcttccAGGAGCAGGACGTCAATCTCCGAATCTTCCTTACCCTTACTGAGATCGACCTGCGGGAAGTGGGCATCAC CTTATTTGGACCAAAGCGAAAAATGACCTCCGCCATTGCCCGCTGGCATAGTTCTGCCCGCCCTCCAGGAGATGCGCTAGAACAGGCCTACGCCGATCGCCTGGAAGCCGAGATGCAGGAACTGGCCATACAGCTTCATAAG AAGTGCGAGGAGACGGACACCTTGAAAGGGCAGGTGGACCAGGAGCGAGAGCTCCGAGCTGTAGCCGAGGGCTGCCTCATGGAGCAGGAAACAAAATGGAGGGCCATTCACGGCCAGCTGGAAGCCACTAGCAACCTGGCTGCTGATGCACAGCGGGCACTCGCCCAACTCAG GAGCTGCCAGGAAGAGCTGTCGCTCCGGCTGGGCAAAGTTAATGCTGCCAGGACACCTGCCTGTAGGCCTGCAG CTCCTAAAGGAAGTAATGCCGCCCCACTGAAGTCTCTGAGCGTGCAGGAGCTTTCGACATCTCAGGAGGAAAGCTCAGTGGTGTTAG AGAAGGCAGTGAGAGCGCTGCAGGATAACCTGGAGAAGATGAGAACTTCCGACAAGGGGAGACATAAATGGCCTGATCCTTGA
- the LOC121008959 gene encoding glucagon receptor-like, which yields MRPSPLLPFLGLCALCHSQSVAGKVLEKTIEEWIRYKEDCYKWMTSTPHPQGLHCNRTFDMYACWPDGTPGTVASVSCPYYLPWFQKVKNGQVSRLCGLDGHWVTINGTQLWRNSSQCEDEEEMDMMEKEVGTKDLLLSFRALYTVGYSVSLMALLSSLLILTMCRKLRCTRNYIHANLFFSFALRGVSVIVKDVLMEKRWGMQIIEVTDWELLISNKAAIGCRTAQVIMQYCILANHYWFVVEAVYLYKLLIGAVFSEKNNYTLYLYLGWGTPVLFVVPWMTLKYLKENKECWALNDNMAYWWIIRIPILLASVINLVIFMRILKMILSKLRANQKGFADYKLRLAKATLTLIPLFGIHEVVFIFATDEQTSGILRYIKVFFNLFFSSFQGFLVAVLYCFANKEVKYEIQKKWQMWKMDGSSLLCLH from the exons AGTGTCGCAGGAAAAGTTCTGGAGAAAACGATTGAAGAATGGATAAGATATAAAGAAGACTGCTACAAATGGATGACAAGCACGCCGCATCCTCAAG GTCTGCATTGCAACCGCACTTTTGACATGTATGCCTGCTGGCCAGATGGCACACCCGGAACGGTCGCCAGCGTGTCTTGTCCTTATTATCTTCCTTGGTTCCAGAAAG TTAAAAATGGACAGGTATCTCGACTCTGTGGGCTAGACGGCCACTGGGTGACGATCAATGGGACACAACTCTGGAGGAACTCATCACAGTGTGAAGACGAGGAGGAGATGGATATGATGGAGAAAGAG GTAGGAACAAAGGATTTGCTGCTGAGTTTCAGAGCTCTGTACACTGTGGGTTATTCAGTGTCATTGATGGCCCTCCTGTCATCCCTACTGATCCTAACCATGTGTAG GAAGCTGCGCTGCACCAGGAATTACATCCACGCCAATCTGTtcttctcctttgccctgcgtggAGTATCAGTCATTGTAAAGGACGTTTTAATGGAGAAGAGATGGGGCATGCAGATCATTGAGGTGACAGACTGGGAGCTCCTCATCAGCAATAAG GCCGCTATTGGATGTCGCACGGCGCAGGTGATAATGCAGTACTGTATTCTGGCCAATCATTACTGGTTTGTGGTCGAGGCGGTCTACCTATACAAGCTGCTTATTGGTGCAGTCTTCTCCGAGAAGAACAATTACACCCTCTACCTCTATCTTGGATGGG GGACGCCGGTTTTATTTGTAGTTCCTTGGATGACGCTGAAGTATCTCAAGGAGAACAAAGA ATGCTGGGCCCTAAATGACAACATGGCCTACTGGTGGATTATCCGGATCCCCATCCTGCTGGCCTCGGTG ATTAACCTTGTGATCTTTATGAGAATCTTGAAAATGATATTGTCTAAGCTGAGAGCCAACCAGAAAGGTTTTGCGGACTACAAACTAAG ACTGGCTAAGGCGACGCTGACTCTCATCCCGCTATTCGGAATCCACGAGGTAGTATTCATCTTTGCTACGGATGAGCAGACATCAGGGATCCTTCGGTATATCAAGGTCTTCTTTAACCTCTTTTTCAGCTCCTTCCAG GGTTTCCTCGTGGCGGTATTATACTGTTTTGCCAATAAAGAG GTAAAGTATGAAATACAGAAAAAGTGGCAGATGTGGAAAATGGACGGCTCGTCTCTGCTGTGCCTGCACTGA